A genomic segment from Toxotes jaculatrix isolate fToxJac2 chromosome 6, fToxJac2.pri, whole genome shotgun sequence encodes:
- the diras1a gene encoding GTP-binding protein Di-Ras1a: MPEQSNDYRVVVFGAGGVGKSSLVLRFVKGTFRDTYIPTVEDTYRQVISCDKSVCTLQITDTTGSHQFPAMQRLSISKGHAFILVYSITSRQSLEELKPIYQQVLAIKGSVESIPIMLVGNKSDETAQREVETKEGEAQATAWKCAFMETSAKTNSNVKELFQELLALEKKRDMSLSIDGKRSGKQKRADKLKGKCSIM; this comes from the exons ATGCCGGAGCAGAGTAACGACTACAGGGTGGTGGTGTTCGGAGCTGGTGGGGTGGGGAAGAGCTCGCTGGTACTTCGATTTGTTAAAGGCACCTTCAGAGACACTTACATCCCCACTGTAGAGGACACTTATAGACAG GTGATCAGCTGTGACAAGAGCGTCTGCACGCTGCAGATCACCGACACAACAGGAAGTCACCAGTTTCCTGCCATGCAGCGTCTGTCCATCTCCAAAGGCCACGCCTTCATCCTGGTCTACTCCATCACCAGCCGCCAGTCACTGGAGGAGCTCAAACCCATCTACCAACAG GTTCTGGCCATCAAGGGCAGTGTGGAGTCCATTCCCATCATGCTCGTGGGCAACAAGAGTGATGAGACAGCCCAACGCGAGGTGGAGACAAAGGAGGGCGAGGCTCAGGCCACTGCCTGGAAGTGTGCCTTCATGGAGACGTCAGCCAAAACGAACTCCAACGTGAAGGAACTGTTCCAGGAGCTGCTAGCcctggagaagaagagagacatgAGCCTGAGCATCGACGGCAAGCGATCGGGAAAACAGAAGCGAGCCGACAAGCTGAAGGGGAAGTGCAGCATCATGtag